The Hemiscyllium ocellatum isolate sHemOce1 chromosome 19, sHemOce1.pat.X.cur, whole genome shotgun sequence genome has a segment encoding these proteins:
- the LOC132824621 gene encoding amphoterin-induced protein 2-like — protein sequence MAMMCSQRPVFSSVLRGLPFTPQRLVLLLLLSACMAGNASGTCPPVCICASDITTCTNKNLTTVPRTLHKVVTSLDVSYNSIRLLDSNWAPAILDRLKTLILNHNSIDFLSRGAFASTPQLRYLDLSSNKLKTLGNSSFRGLNSLETLLLYNNQVAQLGAGAFEGLYKLRKLYLSQNLIAHFPLHLYKGQSSLPLLELLDLSFNKLTSVPVLQVTALSVQLQSGLYLHANPFICDCSFYTMVTYWYHRRFRSAVDFKDDYRCYFQLDSTRSVSILLIHDDLLNCSNSTVNGSFHALGLRYEAHLGERLVINCDSKILDPNTNVLWVTPRNNTLQPGIQDQDLRVLLNGSLEIQQVRPEDAGIYSCIAINSKRMLNESIEVMLKVHNFTQTGQRLQTFNTAFTTLSACLASIILVLIYLYLTPCRCWCKSKQKPRKPNGNSAHSSILSATPSHETAGADRKVSACKRVVFLEPVKEPLKGQNGKMRLHPANHAMAEKILRGKRGKTDIDAISSAFSDKLIVA from the coding sequence ATGGCCATGATGTGCTCACAGCGCCCAGTCTTCTCCTCTGTCCTCCGAGGTCTCCCCTTCACACCCCAAAGActagtgctgctgctgctgctttctgCCTGTATGGCGGGCAATGCTTCAGGAACCTGCCCTCCAGTCTGCATCTGTGCGAGCGACATCACCACTTGTACCAACAAGAACCTGACCACTGTGCCAAGGACGCTCCACAAAGTTGTGACCAGCCTGGATGTTAGCTATAACAGCATCCGCCTCCTTGACTCTAACTGGGCCCCTGCTATTTTAGACAGACTGAAAACCCTCATTCTCAATCACAACAGCATTGATTTCCTCTCCAGAGGGGCCTTTGCTTCTACCCCCCAGCTGAGGTATCTAGACCTGTCCTCCAACAAGCTGAAAACATTAGGCAACTCATCGTTTCGAGGTTTAAACTCTCTGGAGACCCTCCTGCTTTACAATAATCAAGTGGCCCAACTTGGCGCTGGAGCTTTCGAAGGTTTGTACAAACTTCGTAAGTTATATCTCAGTCAGAACCTGATCGCCCACTTCCCTTTGCACTTGTATAAAGGGCAGTCCAGCCTTCCACTGCTCGAACTCTTAGATCTGTCCTTCAACAAGTTAACTTCTGTGCCAGTCCTCCAGGTAACTGCACTGTCTGTTCAGCTACAGAGCGGTTTGTATCTGCATGCAAACCCATTTATTTGTGATTGTTCTTTCTACACTATGGTCACTTACTGGTATCACAGGCGGTTTAGGTCTGCAGTGGATTTTAAAGATGACTACCGATGTTATTTTCAACTTGACTCCACGAGAAGTGTTAGTATTTTACTGATCCATGATGACCTTTTGAATTGCTCCAATAGTACTGTGAACGGCTCCTTTCATGCTTTAGGGCTGCGATATGAGGCTCACTTGGGGGAAAGACTGGTGATAAACTGCGACAGCAAGATACTGGATCCAAATACAAATGTTCTCTGGGTCACACCAAGGAATAATACATTGCAGCCAGGCATTCAAGATCAGGATTTGCGGGTATTATTGAATGGAAGCCTTGAGATTCAACAGGTCCGACCTGAAGATGCAGGCATCTACTCTTGTATAGCAATTAACAGCAAACGGATGTTAAACGAATCAATCGAGGTAATGCTGAAGGTGCATAACTTTACACAAACTGGGCAACGCTTGCAGACCTTTAACACTGCCTTTACCACACTCTCTGCCTGCCTTGCCAGCATTATTTTGGTCCTGATCTATCTTTATTTGACACCTTGCCGCTGTTGGTGCAAATCCAAGCAGAAGCCCAGGAAGCCGAATGGAAATAGTGCCCACTCTTCGATCCTGAGCGCCACTCCCTCCCATGAAACTGCCGGCGCAGATCGGAAAGTCAGCGCTTGCAAGCGGGTGGTTTTCCTGGAGCCGGTGAAAGAGCCTCTGAAAGGTCAGAACGGGAAAATGAGACTGCACCCCGCCAACCATGCCATGGCGGAAAAGATCCTGAGGGGCAAAAGGGGCAAAACTGACATTGACGCGATCAGTTCTGCGTTCTCAGATAAGCTCATCGTAGCATAA